The following nucleotide sequence is from Trifolium pratense cultivar HEN17-A07 linkage group LG2, ARS_RC_1.1, whole genome shotgun sequence.
TACAAAAAATTGCTACTACCATAATCATTTTCTTTACGCATCTATTTGTTCCTTCTACAATTGCTATGGTGTTGTTTGTATTCCTAATCGCTACGGTACAGCTCGTTCgtctttttgtttctttgatatttaaaataataagtgtgtaccaaacacatgataagaTAAAATAATACTATCCCCTTTCTTATCATATATACACCAAACATATGACAGGATAAGTGTCTATCCTGCCACTATCCTATCATATCACTATCCAGCTCCTTATCATATCTTGTCTCTATtttatcctgcgcaccaaacgagccctaaTGCTCCTCTAGAAGCATCCTCtttgaaggaaaagaaaaagcCTCCCATCTTGAAAAGGTTTCACCACCCAATTTCTTCACGTGGCAACAGGGAGATTTTCCACCTCCATGATTTCTTTATGTTGCAAGAATCATTACTTGATTCCCATCAATTGCTATTTTTCCCAGTCCCTAATTTGTTTCAGATTCATCTCGTTAGATTCTTCCTTTCTATTAAGTTCGGTTGCAAATTTGAAGAGTGAAAATGGCAGAAGTTCGCTAAGTATGTATGATGTTTCTTATGGGTTCATGTGTAATTTTTGGAAGACTGAAATTTGAGTGTGTTGGTCACGAGGGAGCAGCCGGcatcatccacattgggtttaaagtgagttggacaccacactcttacccaaaaccttaaagtgttaggtttatgggtcatttcatttataaagtgttaaacctccacttttctaagtaatgtgagacttaaccactcacacttgtcACAACAGAGTGAAATAAAGACAAGGATTAAAGAGGTttggagaaattgaagaagctcaaatttttcactattttcatcaaatgttttgtttggtGATCAAATTAACCAGGTGAGTCTTTTAAACTAGGTTACAAATCTTTTAGTAGAAgtaaaaatttagaaatttaaaattaatactCTAATCACGCATGATAACTAGGAATTCCCATTGTGATCCTCATAATTAGTAGTTCAACTCTTAGATTAGAAGAGTAAGAATCAATATAGTGTGAATTTTATAGGTTATGATGATCTATGTATTGTTGTTAGTCTTCATGCTTTAGTTTGATTGGTGTTTCTTGAGGTCATTACTAGGAAGTTCCTGCTGGTTTTGTTGCTCTAATAAAGAGAGCAACCTATGAGTTTAGTACTCGTAGTAAGTTGATGTATTTCTTATCCTTTCaccacaacgaagagataatgtggtctttgtaaaatgatgaaatgagatagtttttatatattttgttggtAGCTAACCAACACTTAGAGAACTACGTGGCTCTGATTCCCAAATCATATAGGGATACGTAGGATCAGGGATCTTCCCAGTCGAGCTATAATTTCAGTAACTCTATATTTTAACCAAGTATATTTGTTATACGGTATTAGGCTTGCCGGACTAGTATATTAGTTCGTGCACCGGTCACGATGTGAGTTTGGGTCGTGACACTGTTGCTGGAAAAGTTTGTGATGTTATTATTGATAGTGGAAGTTGTAAAAATGTAGtgtctataaaaaataaaaaaataaaaactacatgGTGGATAAGTTGAAATTGCCGACAGAAATTCATCCTCATTCATACAAGTTGCAATGGCTCAACGATGAAAGTGAAGTAAAAGTTACGAAGCGATGTCTCGTAACCTTTTCCATTGGCAAGAAGTATCACAATGAAGTTTGGTGTGATGTTGTCCCAATGGATGCATGCCACATTCTCCTTGGAAGACCTTGGCAATATGATCGTCGCATCCATCAAGATTGATATGCCAACACCTATTCCTTCATCAAAGATGGAATTAAAATCAAGTTAACTCCATTACCACCAATTAGTGAACTCGATAAAAACTAGAAGAAATCCAAGTCATTAGTGTCTTTAATGACTAAAGCGCAAGTCAAGGAAGTTGTCCTGCCAGTGAAAATTGAACAACCACTTGCTAAATATATGGATGTTATAGCAGAGGAAGTTCAACATGGATTTCCATCGATGCGAGATATTCAGCATGTCATTGACTTTGTCCCTGGAGCAGTCATTCCCAACAGATCAGCTTATAGAATGAGCCATTCGGACCATGCCAAGAGTTAGAATATGGGGTTATACATGCCACTACAAGTTCCTAAGCAACCTTGGAAAAATAAGATTAATGGTGTTGCCTCAAAAAAGATAAAGACAATCTTGACTCGAGGACGAGTCTCCTCCAATCCCGGGAGAATGATAGAGATTGATTAAGGCCCAAAAGCACAAACCATACATTTTGATCCAAGCCCATGATCCCTTCCATCACATTTTCATGTAGTACATTTGCCATGTTGATCTTAACACTTGTCTTCTTGCATATTTGCATGTAGTGCACTTGTCATGTTGATTTTAGCACTTATCTTATTGCATCATGTTGATTACAACACTTGTCTCCATGTAGTAGGCCATGGTGGTTACTCTTCTCCTATAAATAGGAGCTTCACAATGTACTTGAAGCATTCAAGCTGCTTCAAGCATTATTAATCAAATTGTGTTTCTCTTTTTGAGATGTTGAGAGTGGATTCTCTCTTGGCTGCCGAGCCATATGGTGTGAAGAATAAAAAGGCGAACTGATAACAAAACATGGGCATGCGTAATGGTTTTCTTTgcctttgaaaaataaaaaataaagaagatcaAAACCATCCAAGCCATGATCTAATAGttgaaaacattctttgaaTTCAACCAAACCATTCACACGATTTAgctttttacttaaaaatttcttctttcttttttttttgaaaaatggatTTTAGGATGACCAGATGGTGCCCCATCCAAGGCAGGGAAGACCTTAGGACTCTAAGTTTCATTCTCTCTCAAGTGtattttagattattttttttcaaaattaaacttgtgtattaaaaacatgggtcatgctaactagtgtctcCGGAACACAAGTTAAGTGAGTCAAAAGAagtaaattttaaattgaaataagcatttttatatttttaaaatataaaatatacaaatttcaaGATGTGCTCACTGTATTTAATTGCTTAACTGATTAGCATTTTCTTAAAAACATAGACATATGCACTTGAATGACCTCTTTTCTCTTATTGGACAGGGAGTTGTACGAGTATGAGTTTATTGGGACGATTGTTGAAGAGGTCTTACGAAAGATAAAACTTGTTGCCTTACCTGTTGGTGATTTCTTAGTTGGACTAGAGCCCCAAAAGGAACATGTGACTTCGCTTTTGAATATTGGGTCTGATGATGAAGTCAACATGCTAGGGATCCATGGAATTGGTGGAATAGGAAAAACGACTCTTGCTTTAGCAGTTTATAATTTGATTAGCCATCAATTTCAAGTTTCTTGTTTTCTTGAAAAAGTCAGAGAAAATTCAGACAAAAATGGATTGATTTATCTCCAAAAGATCCTTCTGTCTCAAATTGTTGGAGATAAGAATATTGAGATAACAAGTGTTAGACAAGGAATTTCAGTATTTCAACAGAGGCTCAACCAAAAGAAAGTTCTTTTACTTCTAGATGATGTCGACAATGAGGAGCAATTACAGGCTATTGTTGGAAAATCTGATTGGTTTGGTCTTGGAAGTAGAGTCATCATCACAACTCGGGACAAACGATTACTAACATGTCATGGGGTTGAACGTACATATGAGGTGAAGGGTTTGAATAACAAAGATGCGTTTGAGTTGCTTAGATGGAAAGCTTTTAAAAGTGAAAAGACTAACAAAGATTTGTCAGGTTATGTTCAAGTTTTAGAACGTGCTGTAGCATATGCTTCAGGTCTTCCACTTGCTTTGGAAGTCATAGGTTCTCACTTTTTTAAAAGGACAATAGAGGAATGTAAATGTTCACTAGATCAATGTGAAAGAGTTCTTGATAAAAAGATCCAAGTGACACTGCAGTTGAGCTTTGATGCTTTGGAGAAAGAAGAGAAGTCTGTTTTTCTTGACATTGCCTGTTGCTTGAAAGGATATAAATTGACAACCGTCGAACGAATACTTCATTCTCATCATGGTTATAGCattaaaaatcatattaatGTGTTAGTGGAAAAATCTCTCATAAAAATAAGTGAGTCTGGTAATGTGACATTACATGATTTGATAGAGGATATGGGAAAAGATATTGTTAGACAAGAATCTCCGGATCCTGGGGAACGCAGTAGGTTATGGGCCTCTAAAGATATAAATGaggttttaaaagaaaataaggtGAGTTACAATGATATGGATGGTTTGGTTTTTCATCTTTGACTTTAATTAATGTTTACTAATGCTCATGTTAACCTTTTGGCTTTCtacattattttaattttaaaaatttcaagttgAATTCTTTTAATATCAACTTTTGTGTTGGGTCGGTCCATACAAAATTATGCTCTGGCTTTGATTTAAGATAATGTTATTAATTGTCAcattattacaattttttaactatatgatttttaaaatctttagaTCCTTGGGATAAAGTTCTACAATgcttctaccaaaaaaaaaaaaagttctacCATGTATTCGGTTGATTCATCCTCTTTTTTTGTTGTTCATAGGGAACAAGTAAAATTGAAATCATATATTTGGACGGTTGGATTAAAATAGAAAGGGATGGAGAAGCTTTCAAAAAGATGGAAAATCTCAAAACACTGATTATTAACGGGGGTTTTGATGGAAATTTCAAACATCTTCCAAATAGTCTAAGAGTAGTGGATTGGCATTGTCGTTCACCATTTCAATCTTACCCCCGTACATCTAATCAATTTGAGAACGTGGACTTTCTCAAAAATAGTCGAAGCCCACGGGATTGGTATCGCACTGGAACATTTAATCCATTTGCGAAGGTGGACTTTCTCAATAAGGCAAGTGTAACATATTATTTACATCTCTAATCTCATCTCATATCTTATATTAGTAAATCCAGTTTAATATTATTCATACAATTTTCttatatcttatttatttgcatgtTTTTCTATTTCCATTTTTTGCAGAAGTTCCAGAATATGagaattttaaatttagattACGATAGATTACAAATACCTGACCTATCTAATCTCCCAAATTTAGAAGAACTGTCAATTCAAAATTGTTGGAACATCTTTACAATTGATATATCAGTTGGTTTTTTGAGTAATCTTAAAATCTTGAGAATTATAAATTGCAAATATGTCAAAAGTGTTCCACCACTCGATTGCCCTTCCCTGGTAGAACTGGATCTTTCATATTGTTTTAGTCTAGAAAGTTTTCCTCTCACGGTGAATGGATTTGTTGGAAATCTTAAAATCTTGAGGCTTGAAAAGTGCAGCAATATCAGAATTATTCCACTTCACATGTTACATTCTCTAGAAGAACTCAACCTTAATGATTGTACTAGCCTCGAGAGTTTTTCACATGTGGTAGGGTTGGGGGAAAAACTTAAAACAATGAGTTTTAGAAGTTGCATCAACCTAATCAGTATTCCACCTCTCAAGTTGACTTCTCTTGAAAAACTTGATCTTTCGGATTGTACCAGTCTTCATAATTTTCCACTTGTGGTTGACGGGTTTCTTGGAAAACTTAAAACCATGCGTCTTGAAAATTGTCACAATATCAAGAGTATTCCACCTCTGAAGTTGGATTCACTAGAAACACTTGACCTTGCATATTGTTACAGGCTCGAGAGTTTTTTAGTTGGAGTGGACGAATATCTTCTAAATCTTAAAAACTTGTTTGCTACAAATTGTCAAAATTTGAGGTGTATCCCACGTCTCAAGTTGGATTCACTAAAAACACTTGACCTTTCACATTGTTATAGCCTCGAGAGTTTTCCAGGTGCGGTGGATGGGTTGTTGGAAAATATTGAATACTTGAATATTGAACGGTGCATCATGCTTAAAAGTATCCCATCGCTCAGGGTGACTTCGTTGAAAGAGTTCAATCTTTCACATTGTCTAAGTCTACAAAGTTTTCCAGAAATATTGGGAGAAATGACAAATACAACAGAAATTCACTTGGATAATACTCCCATAAAAGAATTGCCTTTTCCATTTCAAAGTCTTATTCCGCCTCAAACATTACGCCCAATGAAATCTTCACATGTAGAATATCTCAGTCTCTGTGACAGCAAACTTTCAGATGAATATTGGGCAATAAGTTTCATGTTGTTTGCTAATTTGAAAGAATTACACCTAGCTAATAATCAATTCACAGTTCTTCCTAAATCCAtggaaaaatgtcattttttacGGAGGCTTGTCTTGGATGATTGTGTGGAACTTCAAGAAATTAAAGGGATTCCTCCTTGCTTAAAAGTGTTATCTGCACTAAACTGCCAATCGTTGACTTTGTCAAGCAAAAGCAAATTACTGAATCAGGTTATgatatatttagtttttatttgtaATGTAATTGATATTCTTCTTGATATTGTTAAACTTACGTTAATTATTTATGACGAACAGAAATTACATGAGGCTGGAAACACTTGCTTCCTCTTACCACGAGCAAAGATTCCAGAGTGGTTCGATCACCAATTCTCAGCGGGATTGTCCATTTCTTTCTGGTTTCGTAACAAGTTCCCTGCCATGGTTCTCTGTGTTGTTTCTCCATTGACATGGTGTTTTCACATTACAGTTTTAAGAGTGATCATCAACGGTGATACATTTTTCTATACACCTGATTTGAATGCAAGGAGACCACGGCCGGATACATATCATTTGCATCTTTTTCATATGAAAATGGAAAATTTCAAGGATACTATGGACAAAGCACTTTTAGAAAATAAGTGGAACCATGCAGAGGTTGACTTTGGATTTCCTTTCATGTATAGTGGAATCCATGTATTGAAAGACAAAAGTAGCATCGAGGATTTTCAATTGACCAACCCAGAGATTTAATTGTACTAATATTGAGTTCACTTGGGATGTTGAAGTAAGTATATCATTCATTTTATCCAAATTGTCATTAaacttttttaatttgtttcttaattttatgATAGATTCTTCACCAAATCACAATTGTAGGTTGGAATTGCGAGGGCAAAATCATAAAGTGCGCATTTAGAGAGGTAGTCTCAAATTAGTAGTTAAATTAGACGtgttttttaaatttacaaTTCTACCAGCTACATGCATCACAAAATATATCTTATTGAGCATATAGACTTTTAAGGTAACATGATCTAGTGTTTGTCTTGGGTGTCACAAAAAGAAAATGGAAGAAAGGTAAACAAATATGTGAGGGGAAAATTATAGAAGGAATGGTTATTGAAGAGATCATTTATGCACAAACTTTGTTGGCTTGCTTAATTTCAATCTCAATTCTGTACACTATGGAGAGCTCACTTTATttctctttcatatttttttttgttggaaacttGATTCCCCTTTCAAAATGGAGGTGATGAAATTTTAACAGAACAAATTATTGCGGAAATATTGTGTTCGTCAATTTTCTTTTTCGATTATGCTTGGTCGTTGATCAATGAATTTTAATACACAGTTTATAGTATTTCCGTTTGTCTTTGTAAAAGTGTGTTAtgtctaataattatttttggtcACATTTGTGGTAAAAATCTCCTCATAAACGAAGATTAAAGCCAACAAAATTGATTTCTATCTTGTATCTCGATTTCACAATGCAGGTAGCAGAGAACCTTGGCCGAAAAAACTTTTTAAACCCCATGATTTCCGAGATGCAAAATATTCATGTGCGGAGATGGAAAATGAGCTGCATGAAAGGTTAGCCTTGGTGGAGAAAAGTTATGAGCTAGAAGAACAGATCAAATGCATTGAAGCTCACACATTTTCTTTTGAATCAGAAGAGAACATAGTTATCAGAAAAGAGATATATCTTTTAGGAACCTTAAGCTAAGGGAAAAAGCACCTCATGTGCATCATTTGGCAAGCATAGTGGAAGAAGGGTATACAGATCTGAGTGGGGTAAAAGTGGAGAAGGAATTGTTATTGAGGAGATTATTTAACATGCAAAAAATTTAATGGCTTGCCTAATATGAACTTTGTACACTTTTAGAGAGAGCTAACTCTATTTCCCTTTCTTCCCAAGGTAAGGACTGCAGAATTAGGAGGGGCTATTGTTTCTCGTCTTTAAATTATGTTAATAATTTGTAATAACCACATCCAAACTTACGCCCCTCGCCCTAAATTTTACGTGTCAAGAAATTATGATGGTCAATTAAGTTTTGATATGTATGCAGGGCCGGTTCCGAGATTTTGGAGGCCcaggacaaataataaaaatagatccctaataaaataaaaaattaaaaagaatatcatttatttaaattgtaaatagtatcaacaacataaaaaatagtcatttatCCATGTAAGTAATATAAAGGAAATGTTATTCCACAACATTGAAATTGAGccgataaataaaaaattaagtgatatatcattaaaaatgaaccgataatttttaaaaataagtaatcttttatttaaagaaataaaatgtaGTTGTTTTTGGAACAATtgcgaagtttttttttggtcaagggAACAATAACGAAGTTATTTACAAGCTAATAAAGATAttcttttttatagaaaattcatcacttcttaaaaaaattgaaataatttgtGTAATGTTTGGACCGACATAGTTGGTTGTAAATGGTTTCGATTCTCTCCTACaatatttctttaaatttttagatttcttaaaatgaaatgaaataatacacaaaaatagacaaaatggcACCAAATAGGATTTGAACTAGCTACCATAAGATGTTGCCAACTTAGGGACAAGGCGTGCACCACTATAACAACTAATATTACAGGTTAAAACATCTCTAGACAAATACTTAACCCAATCTTTTAGTTGTGggcttccaaaaaaaaattgagggcCCAAAAAATTGAGGCCCTAGGCTGTGGGCCTGCTTGCCTACCCTCAAAACCAGGCCTGTATGTACGGTTTTAAATTGTCGTTGCTATCGCGGATTGGGTGGTGACTGTGGTCTATGCAATTGCAGTTGCTGTCACGaactatataaaattatattattatgtcaCTATACTATTTACCAACCATTGCATAGTCTCAGTTTGTTGAATGTGTTTAAAGTACACGCggttgagagattgttaaaagtaaatttttttattagatttgaAGCAAATTAAGATTTGAGGTTcgtaaattttactttttagtgaaaattttgaaagaacATATGTTCAAAATTGTCTGATGCGGTCGTATATATGAATGaaatcacaccgcaattgcggtgtgatgcGATTGCGTTGCGGAGGCTACCATATCAGTACCACATCAGCAATATTACATGCACAATTGCCAATCTGAACTACAATTTATAACCTGTATATCTATTAACCAAAGTAATTTGAACTACAATTTATAACCTGTGTATCAATAAGACCCTGCAGTATTTGCGTTTACCAAAGTAATAAAGAGGAAGTTTTAAAATCCACGCACACAATTTAAAGTCTGTATTGCGCATTATACTAAAAATTTACATTAAAATTCAACTGCCTAGTTAATACGTAGTACACATTTTATTAGCAATTATAAACATATACACTTACACTCTTTTCGTTCACAATATTcacaatttataaataaatttaatatttttgacacaaaaataaatttgacattttatatatttaatttgatttaacaaattcaaacataatacatactccctccgtctcaaaatataaacaacaatgggtcaacaaaatttaatgtatttggtccaaattttacaccaaatacatcaacttttattgaccaatttttgcttatattatgagacggagagagtacttcttttatgataaaatataaataaaattcacttttttagattcattgcataactaatatatttagtttatatatatataaacaaaattcatgaaagaaATAACACGCaatataaaattgtttattggcttgttaaaaaaaacgtGATATAAACATATAGGCATGgtcataattttaaataaattttaatttatttaaattaattaagtaattttttactacttataatttataaatacaataagtagtattttatttttttattttttttaaaaagtaatatttttattttaagtaaatataatattttaaaataaaaaataaaatatatagttaTGATCATAGATAAGGGTGagaattgattttataaaagaGAGTAATagtccataattttttttttatatataaggcGAAGAGCATCCAGACATCAAAGGATAAAACATATTTCACCTCAATCCTTTATATATAtctctttattatattaaaaaaagaaaaaagaaatatatacaaatttGGATGAAATAAACATAACCCAGTGAGTCACACAAAAAGCGTGTAGGACAAAAAATACATCAACTTCTAATTAATCCTAAGACGAAATAGAAGTCCCTAAAACATGAGACGAATGAACCGACCGTAAACACGCAACGGTCCACGTACCCTGATCTTACCTGATCAGAATGGGCGACCGCGCCGGCGTTTGCTCTTGAAGGCCCCTGTTGAAACGGAGGGGGTtatgtacctgcaggcactccgacgctcaattCAGTCAAGTGTGGAGTAAGATTTTCTGTGCTAATAATACGTACCTTGAGAAATGGCAGGGAGTTGggtatatatagcccccaacGTTGGgtcaaggcccttgatggcattaatgaccatcaagtggctgccggaaaacggctggAAAGCCTtgatgagcagttaatgctcatcattccggtgaaCGACAGTTACAATACGCGTAGGTATTATGATCGTTGGTATGTCGAACATAGCATGCGAGCAGTCTTGCATTTGGGCATGCTCGTCAGTGTTTACTCGCGATCCCTTAGTATTTGAGCTTCTCGGCCTAGTctagaacaggagccccccaagtcatTATGCTCGAAAGTGAGTATAATGACTTGAAGTTTTCACCGCTACTGATTCACCGAGCATTTATGTGATTCTGCGAGGGTCTTTCAATCTGTAGAGCAGGGTCTTAAGGAAGCAACGGGGAAATACTTTCGGGTGTTGTGCGTGAGGAGTACATGTCGATGTTCTATAGGTTTCGAAGTCAAAACTTACGCGCAATAGGATCACCCTACTGGCGAGATTATTCGGGCATTTATGTCGGATCTTTCCATTTTTGCTGGGAATCTCGACTTGCCTTTTCTGTTGCGACTTTCTCGAGGTAATCGTGCATTGGATTTCGCGAATATGGAATAGctctaaatattttttgaatgaataatagtgaaggaggatGACTCtgtttatagtttttcagctggatttgagctttttctgcgcatccatcatggccacgatggatcatatcgtggtacgatggaagatttacttcagattttctgtttttcttcaaCCGCCTTTATCGTGCCACAATGacaagagttaggagaactcgaGAGCCACcataacttatcattttattACTTGATTGTGATTTTGTGCACTTGCAAAGCCACCATCAAGAGACTAAAAATCTATTTAATCTTAAGAAACATTTatattctattatatttttatttttaactctATATTCTACGATATCTATATCATATTTGACAATTAAGCAGAACTAAGTGGtcaaatagaaaaattaaaaatcacatGACAAAATAAGAATCCAGAATAGGTGCAATTGCAAAAGTCTTTGTCAATgttgtaaaagaaaaatcacaaatttttactttgtagCCAAACGTCTaccattaattaaaaatagaacgGTCTAAATTTAAAACTcagttttatattataaaataatatgaaccgccgattaaaaattaaatggtTGAGATACATTTCATTGTGCTGCTAATGTGACACAGAAAATTGGATTGAGTAAGAAAAGTCCAATTTTATAGATTTGCATTATTctaaaaaatagtaattgaTTAATATTTGATGTGTAACTGTTCATCACACTAAAGATTATATTTCCTCTATGTTGTTTACAAAgcttttgaaactttttaatttcctttatgtattgtaaggattgagtactccttgtatttcttattaatataattttttgcttataaaacaaaaaaaacactaaagatTATATTTCCTCTCtctaaaatttaaacaaattaaagttcactaattcaaaaaataaaataaaacaaagccTGTACGTTGTTACTGGAAAAGTGGAAATTatatagggatggcaatttgacccatacccagagggtacccacaaaaattacccacaacgggtagggtaaaaacccgcattttgggtacgggcacgggtatgggtaattacccgcaaaaatgaacgggtgtgggtgcgggtacgggtaccttagtacccaacccgccccatacccgcataatatatatttatttattttatttatattattatattataatatatgtaaatcaatttaaaacaatacaactctactaaactattacatatttttaataaaaatgtttatttataacataatataaaaataatgtgaatatttaacataaatatgaactttaacataaagttagtaataattttgtttataattttcattagtcaatattaaaatctttgaaatttttttaattctattaaaattatatgatattttataattgatcaatttaattttagtaaaaatgcgggtaacgggtacgggtatgggtacataggtacccatagggtatggggacgggggcaaaagttgttacccacgcgggtatggggatgggtacgagtatttttttaatccgcgggtatggggatgggtactatagtacgctacccattgccatccctaaaattatatcaaatgtttttttttttttttataaaaaaaagcaaCGATATATTAAAATGTAGAAAatgtttatttgaaaaaataagtgTTGCCTTGGTGGTGCTCCTTGGATGTTCATCATTATCATCGTAATACAAATGGAGTAGAGCTTTATGGAGTCCGACG
It contains:
- the LOC123905728 gene encoding disease resistance protein RUN1-like yields the protein MASIIDEYVYDVFLSFRGEDTRYGFTGNLKKALVDKGVRTFMDDVELQKGDEITPSLLNAIESSKIAIVVLSKNYAASSFCLQELSKILDSMKVKCVLPVFYKVEPSDVRKLEKTYGEAIAKHKVSSNPNTDKWKASLHQVADLSGFHYKKGELYEYEFIGTIVEEVLRKIKLVALPVGDFLVGLEPQKEHVTSLLNIGSDDEVNMLGIHGIGGIGKTTLALAVYNLISHQFQVSCFLEKVRENSDKNGLIYLQKILLSQIVGDKNIEITSVRQGISVFQQRLNQKKVLLLLDDVDNEEQLQAIVGKSDWFGLGSRVIITTRDKRLLTCHGVERTYEVKGLNNKDAFELLRWKAFKSEKTNKDLSGYVQVLERAVAYASGLPLALEVIGSHFFKRTIEECKCSLDQCERVLDKKIQVTLQLSFDALEKEEKSVFLDIACCLKGYKLTTVERILHSHHGYSIKNHINVLVEKSLIKISESGNVTLHDLIEDMGKDIVRQESPDPGERSRLWASKDINEVLKENKGTSKIEIIYLDGWIKIERDGEAFKKMENLKTLIINGGFDGNFKHLPNSLRVVDWHCRSPFQSYPRTSNQFENVDFLKNSRSPRDWYRTGTFNPFAKVDFLNKKFQNMRILNLDYDRLQIPDLSNLPNLEELSIQNCWNIFTIDISVGFLSNLKILRIINCKYVKSVPPLDCPSLVELDLSYCFSLESFPLTVNGFVGNLKILRLEKCSNIRIIPLHMLHSLEELNLNDCTSLESFSHVVGLGEKLKTMSFRSCINLISIPPLKLTSLEKLDLSDCTSLHNFPLVVDGFLGKLKTMRLENCHNIKSIPPLKLDSLETLDLAYCYRLESFLVGVDEYLLNLKNLFATNCQNLRCIPRLKLDSLKTLDLSHCYSLESFPGAVDGLLENIEYLNIERCIMLKSIPSLRVTSLKEFNLSHCLSLQSFPEILGEMTNTTEIHLDNTPIKELPFPFQSLIPPQTLRPMKSSHVEYLSLCDSKLSDEYWAISFMLFANLKELHLANNQFTVLPKSMEKCHFLRRLVLDDCVELQEIKGIPPCLKVLSALNCQSLTLSSKSKLLNQKLHEAGNTCFLLPRAKIPEWFDHQFSAGLSISFWFRNKFPAMVLCVVSPLTWCFHITVLRVIINGDTFFYTPDLNARRPRPDTYHLHLFHMKMENFKDTMDKALLENKWNHAEVDFGFPFMYSGIHVLKDKSSIEDFQLTNPEI